The uncultured Cohaesibacter sp. genome segment AATAGGCACCTGTTTCCCGGGCATTGTCGATCAGGTTCAGCTCATCAATAAGCTTGAGGTTGGCGACGCCCGCAGCCGCACCGATCGGATGGGCGGAATAGGTCCAGCCATGACCGATGGCGCCGAATTTGTCAGTGCCCTGTTCGAGAACTGACCAGACCTTGTCGGCGATGATAGAGCCGGATAATGGGGCATAGGCCGAGGTCAGACCCTTGGCGATGGTCATGATATCTGGCTTGAGACCATAATGATCCGAGCCGAACATCGAACCCAGACGACCAAAACCGGTGATCACCTCGTCGACAATCAGCAAGATATCGTATTTATCAAGCACGGCCTGAATGGCGTCCCAATATCCCGCAGGGGGCGGCACGATGCCACCGGTGCCAAGGACCGGCTCGCCGATGAAGGCGGCAACGGTGTCGGGCCCTTCTTTCTGGATCAGTGCATCGAGATTGTCTGCACACTGCTTGACGAAATCGGCTTCCGACTGGCCCAGATCCGCGCGATGGAAATAGTAGGGCGCATCCGTATGCACCACATAGGGAAGCGGCAGATCGAACTGATTATGGAAGACTTCAAGGCCGGTCAGCGACCCGGTCATCAGGCCTGACCCGTGATATCCGCGCCAGCGGGAAATAATCTTCTTCTTTTCAGGACGACCAAGCACGTTGTTGTAATACCAGACGAGCTTGATGTTGGTTTCGTTGGCATCCGAACCGGACAGGCCGAAATAGACCTTGGACATGTGATCGGGTGCGCGGTCAAGGATCATTTTGGCCAGCGTTATGTTGGCTTCGGTTCCGTGTCCGACATAGGAGTGATAATAGGCCAGTTCCTTGGCCTGCGTGGCGATCGCATCGGCAATTTCCGGGCGACCATAGCCGATATTGACACAATAGAGACCGGCAAAGGCATCAAGCAGCTTGTTGCCTTCACGGTCCTCGATATAGACGCCCTTGCCACCGGTCACGATGCGGTTGTTCAGCTCACCGCGTGCAAATTGTCCCAGAGGTGTCGACGGGTGGAAAAAGTTTTCCCGGTCCCACTGAGCCAATTGATCATTCTGTAGCATATCTTTCTCCTGAGATTTTAGCGCCCTTGGACGCAGGTTCGGATCGTCGCGGCTCTTATGAGAAGTCGCGGCAGACATATTTGATTTCGGTGAATTCCTCGAGGCCCTGGCGCGCCCCTTCGCGTCCAAGACCGGATTGCTTCATGCCGCCGAAAGGAATGGGCGCACCGGTCACCTTGGTCCGGTTGACCGCCACCATGCCATATTGAAGGCTTCTGGAAGCGGCATAGATGCGTTTGGCATCGCTGGTGTGCAAATAGGCAACCAGACCATATTCGCTGTCATTGGCCAGTGCGATAACGTCTTCTTCCGTGTCGAACGGAATAAGTGCCGCAACAGGTCCAAAGGTTTCTTCCGAACAGATCAGGGCATCTCTTGGCACGTCGCCCAGAACCGTTGGCTCAAAGAAAAGCGGCCCTGCTGAGTGGACCTTCCCACCGCAAAGCAGCCGCGCGCCCTTGGCGACTGCGTCTTCGACATGTTCTTTTTGCTTGCTGATGGCATTCTCATTCATCAAAGGCCCGATATCGGGATTATCCAACCCGCGACCGATGCTCAACGCCTTTGTTGCAGCAACGAATTTGGCGGCGAAGGCGTCATAGATCGACCGCTCGACATAGAACCGGTTGGCCCCGAGGCAATCCTGTCCGGACGTTGCAAATTTGGCCGAAATGGCGCAATCAACGGCTCGGTCAAGATCGGCATCGGCAAAGACGATGAAGGGCGCATGCCCGCCAAGCTCGAGCACCAGATGCTTGATGGTCTGGGCCGATTGCCCATAGAGCAAACGGCCGACTTCGGTGGACCCGGTGAAGGATAGCGCCCGCACACGGGCATCCTTGGTCCATGGCTCGACCACCTCTGCGGCATTGCCTGTCACGATGTTGAATATTCCGGCGGGGAAACCGACCTGTTCTCCCAACTCGGCCAAGGCCGTGGCGGAATAGGGAGTCTCCCTTGATGGATGCACGACACAGGTGCATCCAACAGCAAGGGCGGCGGCGGCTTTGCGCGTGATCATCGCGCAAGGGAAATTCCATGGCGTGATCAAGGCAACCACACCAATGGGCTCGCGCCAGACCTCGACCTCCCCATCAGGCAGGTGCGAAGTGATGCCTTCGATATTGGGGCGCTTGGCTTCTTCGGCATAAAACTCGACAAAGCTGGCCGCATAATCAATCTCGCCGCGCGCCTCTGAAATCGGCTTGCCCTGTTCCAGTGTCATCAAAAGCGCAAGGTCATCCTTGTTCTCAAGGATCAGATCGAACCACTTGCGCAAGATCGCCGCCCGCTCCTGCGGCAGCTTCGCCATCCAGGATGTGAGGGCGTTTTGTGCGGCGTCCACAGCCTTGCGGCTATGGTCCGCCGTCAAGGCCGGAATGGTCCCCAACAATGTGCCATCGGCTGGATCACAAACCGGCAATGAATTTTTCCCCGATTGCGACACCCACTCGCCATTGATGTAGGAAAATTCCTTGAAGAGGCGCAAGTTGGCCAAGTCGCCAAGGGCCTCCGACCTGTTTCTTGTATGGGCAATAAACATCGTGATCTCTCCTCATTCGGCCACATAGTGGGGGATCCGGGACCGAATGTGCCTCCATATTCTCACCGATTTTCAGAGCAACTCTCGGCTTGGCAAGGCATCGGTAGACGATTCCTCTTCTGCCCCGCCCGCTCCTGATGCACAGATCCTCAAGTGGCTTCTTCCAGATCAGCAGCAACATCATGCAGGAAAGACAGACATCTCGATATTTCAGATAGTTCTATGAATTCGTCGGGTTTGTGTGCCTGATCGATAGACCCCGGTCCAAAGACCACGGACGAAATACCAGCCCGCTCGAAATGCCCCGCATCCGTGCCAAATGACACCACCTCACTCATATTGATCCCCGTTACGCGGCGCAGAAACTGGACGGCAGCAGAGGATTCATCTGCCCAGAGCGGCGGCACATCTGCTTCGATTATGGTCTTGATGGATGCGTCGGCATAAGTCTCGCGCATCGCTGGCAGCAGCTCGGTGTCACAGAAATATTGCAGCTCGGCCAACAACACCCGCCCATCGTCGGACGGTATGGGGCGAAGTTCCCAGTCGATCGCGCAGTGATTGGCCGTGATGTTTCGGGCGACCCCACCCTCAATCTTGCCGATATTGAAGGATGTATAGGGAGGCTCGAACGGGGTTTGCAGATCGGGATTGATCGAACAGCGATCCGCCAGTTCGATGATCTTGTTCATGTAGCGCGCGGCCACTTCGATGGCGCTGACCCCTTTGCGCGGGTCCGATGCATGGGCAGCCAACCCCGTAAACTCGGTGCGCAATTCATATCCAGCCTTGTGTCCGTTTACCAACTGCATTTGCGTTGGTTCCCCAACGATGGCGACCGCCGGCTTTGGCCCTCTGTCGATGATATCGCGGGCCAGAATTGGCGCACCAAAGCCGCCAATTTCCTCATCATAGCAAAAGGAAAGCAGAATGGGTCGGGACAGATTGACCGCTTTGAAATGTGGCACCATGGCCAATATGCAGGCCAGAAAGCCCTTCATGTCGACCGCACCGCGCCCATAGAGACGCCCGTCTTTTTCCATCAGGATATAGGGATCATTGGACCAGTCTTGCCCTTCCGTCGGCACCACATCGGTATGACCATTTAGCAGAATGCCCCCTTCCACATCGGGGCCGATGACGGCAAACAGGTTGGCTTTCTCGCCTGTCTCATCATAAGACAGCATCGCGTTGACCCCTTGGGCGGCCAACAGGTCTTTGATATATCCGATCAAATCAAGATTAGACGTTCCGGAGACACTCTTGAAGGCCACCAGATCCGCCAATATTTCTTTTGTTCTTTCCAGGACTTGATGCACATCTGCCTCCAGACAAAAGGAGATGGGACCGACTGGCTGACGGCATGGTGCGCCATGCAACCAATCGGCCGACACGCTTTGATCAGTCGATGACGACCAGCTCACGGGGGACATTGGCCAGACATTCCGGGCCGGTCTCACCGATGGCAATGCTTTCCGTGATCTCAAGGCCCCAACCATCCTGCCAGAGGCCTGTCATGAAGTGGAAGGTCATGCCCTCTTCCAGAACGGTCCGATCCCCGGATCGCAAGCTCATGGTGTGCTCGCCCCAATCAGGGGGATAGGAAAGGCCGATTGGATAGCCGGTGCGGTTGTCCTTGACGATTCCATATTTTTTCAGAACGGCGAAAAAGGCATTGGAGATGTCTTCGCAGACATTGCCAACCTTGGCCATTTCAAGCCCGGCATCCATGCCTTCGAGCACGGCCTTTTCTGCGTCAAGGAACTGCTGGGTGGGTTTGCCCATGAAGAGCGTGCGCGAAAGCGGGCAGTGATAGCGGTGATAGCAGCCTGCAATTTCGAAGAAGGTGCCTTCTCCCCGTTTGAAGGGTCTTTCATCCCATGTCAGATGCGGTGCCGACGCATCGGCTCCCGAGGGCAGCAATGGCACGATTGCGGCATAGTCGCCACCGATCCCGTCGACCCCACGCAGGGAGGCATCATAGATTTCGGCGACCAGCTCATGTTTGGGCAGATCCGGGCGGGCATGTTCGCGAATGCGGGCATGCATCTGTTCAACGATCCGGCCTGCGGTGCGCATCATATCCAGCTCGGGTGCGGATTTGGCGGCGCGTTGCCAATGCACCAGCACGTTGCAATCCTTGAATTTCGCGTTCGGCATATGCTTGATCAGCGATAGATAGGCCGAGGCGGTGAAATAGTAATTGTCCATCTCAAGGCCAATGGTTGCCGAGCCGAGCCCCTTGTCGATCAGAATGGAAGAGAGAAGATCCATCGGATGACGCTCGGTGGTCTGCACATAATGGTCCGGATAGAACAGGATATTGTCGTGATCCAGATAGCAGGTCAGTTTGGCGCCGTTGGCATCTTGGGTTCGGCCATACCAGATCGGTTGACCTTCCATCGTGACGATGACGCATTGATGCACATAGAAGGACCAGCCATCATAGCCCGTAAGCCAAGCCATATTGGCAGGCTCGGTACAGATCATGACATCAACGCCCTTGGCTTCCATCGCTTTTCGCGTTTTTGCCAGCCGCCTGTTATATTCTTCCTGACTGAAAAACAGTCTGGGCTTTACCTGGTCCATATTCATGCTCAGTTCCTTCTGGTCTTGTTAATGCGTTGTCTTTTTCTTCTAGAAAGGCGCCCCGATCCGCTGCTCCACCGCGCGCTGGTGGGCGAGCGTTGCAATGGCTGTGTCCTGCACGCCCATCCCTGTCAGATCGCAAAAGGTGATATCCCGGTCGCTCTGGCGTCCGTCTCTGGTGCCTGCCAGAATGTCTGAAAGCTCGACAAGATCATCCGGGCTTGCCACCAGTCCACGCGCGAGCGCCGTGCGTAATTCTCCCAGTTCGCGGGTCTGGGTCAAGCGATCCGCCACATAGAGA includes the following:
- a CDS encoding NAD-dependent succinate-semialdehyde dehydrogenase: MFIAHTRNRSEALGDLANLRLFKEFSYINGEWVSQSGKNSLPVCDPADGTLLGTIPALTADHSRKAVDAAQNALTSWMAKLPQERAAILRKWFDLILENKDDLALLMTLEQGKPISEARGEIDYAASFVEFYAEEAKRPNIEGITSHLPDGEVEVWREPIGVVALITPWNFPCAMITRKAAAALAVGCTCVVHPSRETPYSATALAELGEQVGFPAGIFNIVTGNAAEVVEPWTKDARVRALSFTGSTEVGRLLYGQSAQTIKHLVLELGGHAPFIVFADADLDRAVDCAISAKFATSGQDCLGANRFYVERSIYDAFAAKFVAATKALSIGRGLDNPDIGPLMNENAISKQKEHVEDAVAKGARLLCGGKVHSAGPLFFEPTVLGDVPRDALICSEETFGPVAALIPFDTEEDVIALANDSEYGLVAYLHTSDAKRIYAASRSLQYGMVAVNRTKVTGAPIPFGGMKQSGLGREGARQGLEEFTEIKYVCRDFS
- the argE gene encoding acetylornithine deacetylase is translated as MHQVLERTKEILADLVAFKSVSGTSNLDLIGYIKDLLAAQGVNAMLSYDETGEKANLFAVIGPDVEGGILLNGHTDVVPTEGQDWSNDPYILMEKDGRLYGRGAVDMKGFLACILAMVPHFKAVNLSRPILLSFCYDEEIGGFGAPILARDIIDRGPKPAVAIVGEPTQMQLVNGHKAGYELRTEFTGLAAHASDPRKGVSAIEVAARYMNKIIELADRCSINPDLQTPFEPPYTSFNIGKIEGGVARNITANHCAIDWELRPIPSDDGRVLLAELQYFCDTELLPAMRETYADASIKTIIEADVPPLWADESSAAVQFLRRVTGINMSEVVSFGTDAGHFERAGISSVVFGPGSIDQAHKPDEFIELSEISRCLSFLHDVAADLEEAT
- a CDS encoding aspartate aminotransferase family protein, with product MLQNDQLAQWDRENFFHPSTPLGQFARGELNNRIVTGGKGVYIEDREGNKLLDAFAGLYCVNIGYGRPEIADAIATQAKELAYYHSYVGHGTEANITLAKMILDRAPDHMSKVYFGLSGSDANETNIKLVWYYNNVLGRPEKKKIISRWRGYHGSGLMTGSLTGLEVFHNQFDLPLPYVVHTDAPYYFHRADLGQSEADFVKQCADNLDALIQKEGPDTVAAFIGEPVLGTGGIVPPPAGYWDAIQAVLDKYDILLIVDEVITGFGRLGSMFGSDHYGLKPDIMTIAKGLTSAYAPLSGSIIADKVWSVLEQGTDKFGAIGHGWTYSAHPIGAAAGVANLKLIDELNLIDNARETGAYFVNGLKEAVGDLSIVGDVRGEGIMAAVEFVKDKDSRTFFDPADKVGYQIVGALLERHKIIGRAMPQGDILGYAPPLCMTREEADIVIAATKDAIETVAAKL
- the doeA gene encoding ectoine hydrolase DoeA (DoeA (degradation of ectoine A) is also called EutD (ectoine utilization D).), translating into MDQVKPRLFFSQEEYNRRLAKTRKAMEAKGVDVMICTEPANMAWLTGYDGWSFYVHQCVIVTMEGQPIWYGRTQDANGAKLTCYLDHDNILFYPDHYVQTTERHPMDLLSSILIDKGLGSATIGLEMDNYYFTASAYLSLIKHMPNAKFKDCNVLVHWQRAAKSAPELDMMRTAGRIVEQMHARIREHARPDLPKHELVAEIYDASLRGVDGIGGDYAAIVPLLPSGADASAPHLTWDERPFKRGEGTFFEIAGCYHRYHCPLSRTLFMGKPTQQFLDAEKAVLEGMDAGLEMAKVGNVCEDISNAFFAVLKKYGIVKDNRTGYPIGLSYPPDWGEHTMSLRSGDRTVLEEGMTFHFMTGLWQDGWGLEITESIAIGETGPECLANVPRELVVID